The Opitutaceae bacterium genome has a window encoding:
- a CDS encoding CusA/CzcA family heavy metal efflux RND transporter — protein MKKGPEDNRPRPLEESDFSVPSYPEASFVERIIGWCANNQFLVLVATVFLIVAGVIAVKRINLDAIPDLSDVQVIVFTEWMGRDPQLVEDQITYPIVSVLAAAPNVKYVRGQTFFGLSFVNVVFEDGTDMYWARSRVLEYLNQVMGDLPPGIRPTLGPDATGVGWVYEYALVDRTGQNSLADLRSLQDWTLRYYLQNTPGVAEVASIGGYVREYQVDVDPNKLVAYNIPLSKVVAAIRDSNNDVGGRVIEFGETEYMVKGVGYIKEITDIEKISLGVDADGTPITVKQVANVHFGPDLRRGVLELDGEGEAVGGIVIMRYGENALTTIEAIKAKLEAIKPSLPPGVEIVTGYDRSDLIIRAIDNLKWKLIEESIVVSLVCIIFLFHLRSALVAILVLPIAILLSFILMAAMGVSSNIMSLGGIAIAIGAMVDAAVVMIENAHKWLERWNHARAKRNKEGDDALTPGERSVANLTRLELMVMAARQVGKPLFFSLLIITVSFLPVFALEGQSGRLFKPLAYTKTFSMFFAALLSVSIVPILMVWFIRGKIFPENKHPISRFFTWAYRPFLAFVLRFRWITLLAAAVVLGVTWIPFSRIGSEFMPPLREGTLLFMPTSVPGISITEAKALLQRQDAIIASHPEVERVYGKAGRARTATDPAPLSMTETVITLKPEDEWREGMTFEKIKEELDEMVRTPGAPAIWWMPIQTRIEMLATGIRSQIGIKVLGPDLAVIQEVAVKIESVLKGDPNTATVFAERVTGGYYVDFEIKRDEIARYGLTVGDVEMVIETAIGGKTISTTVEGRERYPINVRYAQEFREDLPALRRVLVPTPTGAQIPLEQLADIRKRTGPPAIRDENGMLAGFVFVDTKDIDLGSYVVRAKELIADNVEMPAGYFLQWGGQYQYMQKARETLQLVVPATLLIIFVLLYLNFRNPVEVFIVLLTLPFAAVGSIWLMWGLGYNFSVAVAVGFIALAGVATEIGVIMIVYLDEAWQNLLKGNRRPSYHDLSMAIRDGAAQRVRPVMMTFFAIVAGLLPIMWSHGTGSLAMKRIAAPMVGGMVSTTILTLLIVPLVYFLWRSRAVEAPTIRERSGHIVRNTAITLGIVLLGVGGWWGWNSIAGTSGPSHLILTEEIGPYRLNLFGDKAKLSVGDNKLRVEVVNAASDDPVENGAVWLELRMDMPGMPMQATAQLELTDDPGVFSGFIRPSGSGEWHGTVGVRVGQVQNETGFTINVAQ, from the coding sequence GTGAAAAAAGGACCAGAAGATAATCGGCCGCGACCGTTGGAAGAGTCGGATTTTTCGGTTCCGAGCTACCCGGAAGCATCGTTTGTAGAGCGAATTATCGGGTGGTGTGCGAACAACCAATTTCTTGTGCTGGTCGCGACGGTCTTTCTGATCGTGGCTGGAGTGATCGCTGTCAAGCGTATCAACCTTGATGCCATTCCGGACCTGTCCGATGTGCAGGTGATTGTCTTTACGGAATGGATGGGAAGGGATCCCCAGTTGGTCGAAGATCAGATCACTTACCCAATTGTAAGTGTTCTTGCGGCTGCCCCGAACGTCAAATATGTCCGAGGTCAGACCTTCTTCGGGCTTTCGTTCGTGAATGTCGTCTTTGAAGATGGCACAGACATGTATTGGGCGCGGTCCCGCGTGCTCGAATACCTGAACCAGGTGATGGGGGATCTTCCTCCTGGTATTCGACCAACACTTGGACCGGATGCGACTGGGGTGGGCTGGGTCTACGAATATGCTCTGGTCGACCGGACTGGACAGAATAGTCTGGCCGACCTGCGGTCATTGCAGGATTGGACTTTGCGCTATTACCTTCAGAACACGCCGGGGGTGGCGGAGGTGGCGAGTATCGGAGGGTATGTTCGGGAATATCAAGTAGACGTCGATCCGAATAAACTGGTTGCCTACAACATACCGCTTTCGAAGGTCGTCGCGGCCATCCGTGATTCAAACAACGACGTTGGAGGCCGGGTGATCGAGTTCGGCGAGACCGAATATATGGTGAAAGGGGTGGGCTACATTAAGGAGATCACGGACATAGAGAAGATCTCCTTGGGGGTCGATGCGGATGGGACGCCGATAACTGTGAAGCAAGTGGCAAATGTCCACTTCGGACCCGATCTGCGGCGCGGCGTCTTGGAGTTGGACGGTGAAGGAGAAGCTGTCGGTGGGATCGTTATCATGCGGTATGGTGAAAACGCACTGACGACGATCGAGGCAATCAAAGCCAAGTTGGAGGCAATTAAACCGTCACTTCCTCCGGGTGTCGAGATTGTGACGGGCTATGACCGATCTGATCTGATCATTCGTGCGATCGACAACCTAAAATGGAAACTGATCGAGGAAAGCATCGTTGTCAGTCTGGTCTGCATTATATTTCTCTTCCACCTGAGAAGTGCGCTCGTAGCGATTCTTGTTCTGCCCATCGCCATTCTGCTCTCGTTCATCTTGATGGCCGCCATGGGCGTCTCGTCCAACATCATGTCGCTTGGAGGTATCGCAATAGCAATTGGTGCGATGGTGGATGCGGCGGTTGTGATGATCGAGAATGCTCACAAATGGCTTGAGAGGTGGAACCATGCCCGGGCGAAGCGAAACAAAGAGGGGGACGACGCCCTGACGCCGGGTGAACGCAGTGTGGCGAACCTTACACGATTGGAACTGATGGTGATGGCGGCTCGTCAGGTCGGAAAACCTCTCTTCTTTTCGCTTCTGATCATTACGGTTTCCTTCTTGCCGGTGTTTGCACTGGAAGGACAATCGGGCCGCCTGTTCAAGCCGCTTGCCTACACGAAGACGTTTTCCATGTTCTTCGCTGCGCTTCTTTCGGTTTCTATCGTCCCAATCCTGATGGTTTGGTTTATCCGAGGGAAGATCTTCCCGGAAAACAAACATCCAATCAGTCGATTCTTCACCTGGGCTTACCGCCCGTTTCTTGCTTTCGTACTACGATTCAGATGGATCACCCTTTTGGCCGCGGCTGTGGTCCTGGGAGTTACTTGGATCCCGTTTTCCCGGATTGGCTCAGAGTTCATGCCTCCCTTACGAGAAGGGACGCTTCTGTTTATGCCGACCAGTGTTCCTGGGATTTCGATCACTGAGGCAAAGGCTCTGCTCCAGCGACAAGACGCCATTATTGCATCCCACCCTGAAGTTGAGCGGGTCTACGGAAAGGCGGGACGTGCACGCACTGCAACCGATCCGGCTCCACTCTCTATGACAGAGACGGTTATTACCCTAAAGCCCGAAGACGAGTGGCGGGAGGGGATGACCTTTGAGAAGATCAAGGAGGAACTCGACGAGATGGTGCGGACCCCGGGTGCGCCGGCGATCTGGTGGATGCCAATTCAGACCCGAATTGAGATGTTGGCTACAGGAATACGGAGCCAGATTGGTATCAAAGTCCTCGGACCGGATCTGGCTGTGATCCAGGAAGTCGCCGTGAAGATTGAATCCGTGTTGAAAGGAGACCCAAATACGGCAACGGTTTTTGCCGAGCGGGTCACTGGTGGTTACTATGTGGATTTTGAGATCAAGCGAGATGAGATTGCCCGGTATGGCCTCACTGTCGGGGATGTTGAAATGGTCATCGAAACGGCGATTGGCGGGAAGACCATCTCTACCACAGTAGAGGGACGTGAACGCTACCCGATCAATGTCCGATACGCTCAGGAGTTCCGGGAGGATCTGCCGGCGCTTCGACGCGTGCTCGTCCCCACCCCTACGGGCGCTCAAATTCCATTGGAGCAACTTGCCGATATCCGGAAAAGGACGGGGCCGCCGGCGATTCGAGATGAGAACGGAATGCTGGCGGGCTTTGTTTTCGTCGATACCAAGGATATCGATCTGGGTAGCTATGTCGTGCGGGCGAAGGAACTCATCGCAGACAACGTGGAGATGCCTGCGGGCTATTTCCTCCAGTGGGGTGGTCAATACCAGTACATGCAGAAGGCGCGAGAAACGCTTCAACTGGTTGTCCCGGCAACGCTATTGATCATCTTTGTTCTTCTTTACCTGAACTTCCGCAATCCTGTGGAGGTGTTTATTGTCCTCTTGACGCTGCCCTTCGCTGCGGTCGGCAGTATCTGGCTGATGTGGGGACTGGGCTATAATTTCAGTGTCGCTGTGGCGGTTGGATTTATTGCCCTGGCTGGTGTGGCAACCGAGATTGGCGTGATCATGATCGTGTACCTTGATGAGGCGTGGCAGAATCTGCTCAAGGGAAACCGGCGCCCCTCTTATCATGATCTGTCAATGGCGATTCGCGATGGTGCTGCCCAACGCGTTCGTCCGGTCATGATGACCTTTTTTGCCATCGTTGCCGGACTTCTTCCCATCATGTGGAGTCACGGAACGGGTTCACTCGCGATGAAGCGGATAGCGGCCCCGATGGTGGGTGGAATGGTCAGCACGACCATTCTCACGCTCTTGATTGTTCCGTTGGTCTATTTCCTTTGGCGTTCTCGTGCTGTCGAGGCCCCAACCATACGAGAACGATCAGGTCACATCGTTCGGAACACCGCGATTACCCTGGGAATCGTCCTGCTCGGAGTAGGGGGATGGTGGGGCTGGAATTCCATAGCCGGCACCTCCGGGCCCTCTCATTTGATTCTGACTGAGGAGATCGGACCGTACCGCCTCAACCTCTTCGGCGATAAGGCTAAGCTTAGCGTAGGCGACAACAAGCTCCGGGTTGAAGTGGTAAACGCCGCTTCGGACGATCCAGTTGAGAATGGGGCTGTCTGGCTCGAATTGCGGATGGATATGCCGGGCATGCCGATGCAGGCGACCGCTCAGTTGGAACTGACTGATGATCCGGGGGTGTTCTCGGGCTTTATCCGTCCGAGTGGTAGCGGGGAGTGGCACGGCACGGTAGGGGTGCGAGTGGGCCAAGTTCAGAACGAGACAGGATTCACGATCAATGTAGCGCAGTGA
- a CDS encoding efflux RND transporter periplasmic adaptor subunit, which produces MKTEKNFVQDAKRCRAFAFIAALLAFGGMYGRAQHAHSPSAGEKDKPMEMNTMGVEAGAPGHAMESDQRSEKVGVHGRNPVVLDQRQRQLINVRTTPATMGPAVVELRTVGIISYDQTAISNVNTRIMGWAEKLYVDKPGQYVQAGAPLMDIYSPELYSAQSEYLLAYRHCERLGHLEPAGASQDRSVAWQQSMKDSETLLNSARKRLKLWDVTDEEIDALEESGTPSDTVQLRAPATGYVIEKNIDPAQMVRPGMTLYRIADLSTVWVNADIYEYELPLVEAGQKAVVTTIAQSGRAVPATVDFIYPYSDSRTRTTQVRLVMDNSDGRLKPDTYVNVEIMIDQGERLLIPDSAVFDTGTRQYVFIEESAGFFVPRAVELGAKVGRMFSVSGGVMPGESVVVDGNFLLDSESQLSASGSGGSHNH; this is translated from the coding sequence ATGAAAACAGAGAAGAATTTTGTTCAGGACGCCAAGCGTTGCCGGGCATTTGCGTTCATCGCTGCACTCTTGGCTTTTGGAGGAATGTACGGTAGGGCTCAGCACGCCCACAGCCCATCGGCTGGCGAAAAAGACAAGCCAATGGAAATGAACACGATGGGCGTGGAAGCCGGAGCTCCCGGTCACGCGATGGAGAGTGATCAGCGGTCGGAGAAGGTAGGGGTTCATGGACGAAATCCGGTTGTCCTTGATCAAAGGCAACGGCAATTGATCAATGTCCGGACAACCCCGGCCACAATGGGCCCTGCTGTGGTTGAGCTCCGAACGGTCGGAATCATTTCTTACGACCAGACGGCGATTTCAAATGTCAATACTCGGATCATGGGATGGGCGGAAAAACTCTATGTCGACAAACCTGGTCAGTATGTTCAAGCAGGCGCGCCGCTTATGGATATCTACAGTCCTGAACTCTATTCAGCCCAGTCAGAATACTTGTTGGCCTATCGTCACTGCGAGCGGCTTGGACATCTTGAGCCGGCGGGAGCCTCCCAGGATCGGTCGGTTGCGTGGCAGCAGAGCATGAAGGATTCGGAAACCCTGCTAAATTCAGCGAGAAAGCGATTGAAGCTTTGGGATGTTACAGATGAGGAAATCGACGCCCTGGAGGAGTCGGGTACACCGAGTGACACCGTTCAACTGCGGGCACCGGCGACAGGATATGTCATCGAGAAGAACATTGATCCAGCGCAGATGGTCCGACCGGGAATGACCCTCTATCGGATCGCGGATCTTTCCACGGTTTGGGTTAATGCGGACATTTATGAGTATGAGTTGCCGCTGGTCGAGGCGGGTCAGAAAGCCGTGGTTACAACCATTGCACAGTCGGGCCGGGCCGTTCCGGCTACGGTGGACTTCATTTACCCTTACTCTGACAGCCGGACGCGGACCACCCAGGTCCGTCTGGTCATGGACAATTCGGATGGGCGGCTCAAGCCCGACACCTATGTGAATGTCGAGATCATGATCGACCAGGGAGAACGTCTCTTGATTCCGGATTCTGCGGTCTTTGACACGGGAACCCGGCAATACGTCTTTATCGAGGAGTCTGCCGGCTTCTTTGTTCCGCGAGCCGTCGAACTGGGTGCAAAGGTAGGCCGAATGTTTTCCGTTTCTGGAGGCGTAATGCCCGGGGAGTCGGTGGTCGTGGATGGTAACTTCCTCCTCGACAGCGAAAGTCAATTGAGTGCTTCCGGCAGCGGCGGCTCACATAACCATTGA
- a CDS encoding P-II family nitrogen regulator, protein MKEIKAYIRPIVIEPVIRELEHAGARDMTIIRVDAFSTMSDGATDRDHFFRKYSKKYSAVAKLELVCRRDDALKFTKIIKDLAHTGAHGDGRIFVSDVNQAINVRSGVEGPEAL, encoded by the coding sequence ATGAAAGAAATCAAGGCATACATCCGACCCATTGTGATCGAACCTGTTATTCGTGAACTCGAACATGCAGGCGCAAGGGACATGACCATCATCCGAGTCGATGCTTTCAGTACGATGTCCGACGGGGCCACGGATCGTGACCATTTCTTTCGAAAGTACTCAAAGAAATATTCGGCCGTGGCGAAGCTAGAACTTGTATGCCGTAGGGATGATGCACTCAAATTTACCAAAATCATTAAGGACTTGGCACATACGGGCGCCCATGGAGACGGTCGGATTTTTGTATCTGACGTCAACCAAGCAATCAACGTCCGATCAGGCGTAGAAGGCCCGGAGGCTCTTTGA
- a CDS encoding TolC family protein, with product MLFSVLGLSTPFAAVLDESTEVVSQGSDEGPPRLPDLSAASSLEDYIAYAALNNPGLAAAFNRWKAAVEKIPQVRALPDPRLNYGYFIQEVETRVGPQEQRIGLSQMFPWFGKLKQRGNVMSEAASVAEAQFEATRLRIFDEVKRAYFELYYLGRAIEITTENIELVSYLEEVARVKYESGTALHGDVIKAQVELDQLRDRLSSFQNVATPSKARLNSLLNRPLNSEVSFPIYLIAESIGGSAEELAEVMLRENPELRGLDAAMSKEEQAILLAKKDYYPDITAGIDYVSTGATRMPGVEDSGKDPIMLGLSINIPIWRKKYDAGVAEARRNLRAVQSERRNRQNQLSTDLELVLFRLKDAERKIALYRDSLIPKADQNLRVTQRAYESGKVEFLSLMDSERQLLEFQLNFERARVDREEAISSLQRLTGTVVAHINSPKTD from the coding sequence ATGCTCTTTTCCGTTTTGGGCCTCTCAACGCCATTCGCGGCGGTTCTCGACGAGTCGACGGAGGTAGTCTCACAAGGTTCGGATGAAGGGCCGCCTCGCTTACCGGATCTCTCCGCCGCGTCTTCCCTGGAGGACTACATCGCCTATGCTGCTCTCAACAATCCCGGTCTTGCGGCGGCGTTCAACCGGTGGAAAGCGGCAGTAGAGAAGATTCCCCAGGTCAGGGCCCTTCCGGATCCGCGGCTGAACTACGGTTACTTCATCCAGGAAGTCGAAACTCGGGTCGGTCCACAGGAGCAACGAATTGGTCTGTCGCAGATGTTCCCCTGGTTTGGGAAGCTCAAACAACGGGGGAATGTTATGAGTGAGGCCGCAAGTGTCGCCGAAGCGCAGTTTGAGGCGACCAGGCTTCGAATCTTTGACGAAGTGAAGCGCGCGTACTTCGAACTCTACTACTTGGGGCGAGCGATCGAAATCACCACGGAGAATATCGAACTGGTGTCGTACCTCGAAGAAGTGGCGCGGGTGAAGTATGAGTCAGGAACAGCTCTTCACGGGGATGTTATAAAGGCCCAGGTCGAACTCGATCAACTACGAGATAGACTTAGCAGTTTTCAAAATGTGGCGACCCCGTCGAAGGCGCGGCTCAATAGCCTTCTCAATCGACCTCTGAACTCGGAAGTGTCGTTTCCGATTTATCTGATAGCGGAGTCGATCGGAGGTTCAGCCGAGGAACTCGCGGAAGTGATGCTCAGAGAAAATCCAGAGCTAAGGGGCCTTGATGCGGCTATGTCGAAGGAGGAACAGGCGATATTGCTGGCAAAAAAAGATTACTATCCGGACATCACTGCCGGAATCGACTACGTCTCTACGGGAGCCACCCGAATGCCTGGAGTTGAGGACAGTGGGAAAGATCCCATTATGCTTGGTCTTTCAATCAATATCCCGATTTGGCGTAAGAAATATGATGCAGGGGTTGCTGAAGCTAGGAGAAATCTGCGGGCTGTTCAGTCAGAACGTCGAAATCGACAGAATCAGCTCTCAACCGATCTGGAATTGGTGCTATTTAGGCTGAAAGACGCAGAACGAAAAATCGCTCTATATAGGGATTCGTTGATTCCTAAAGCAGACCAGAATCTACGGGTCACCCAACGGGCCTATGAATCGGGCAAGGTTGAATTTCTCTCTCTCATGGATTCTGAGCGTCAGTTGTTAGAGTTTCAGCTGAATTTTGAGCGTGCACGAGTGGATCGGGAGGAAGCGATTTCCAGTCTTCAAAGGCTAACCGGGACTGTTGTGGCGCATATCAACAGTCCGAAAACAGATTGA
- the hflK gene encoding FtsH protease activity modulator HflK: MPQGPINPEIREILDNLRKNRGFILTVPLLLLAAIGAYSSFYTVQPEEEAVVKRFGKVIGIKEPGLHFKIPFGIDRIRTVPTARVLKEEFGFRTTGDGERTRYQKDSSNRDESLMLTGDLKVIDVEWVVQFRIGDPDKYLHRARDPVQTLRDTSEAVMRRIVGNSLGSDVLTEKRAEVATAARIELQEILDRFDVGIQISTIELQDVTPPELVKPAFNEVNQAEQERERLVNEAEKRRNQVIPRAEGQAKQLIAEAQGYALERVNGARGEAARFEAILAEYRKVPDVTRRRLYLEMIDRVLPTSESIYFIGDRQLPPIPFLNIGGATPSTLSPKTTR, translated from the coding sequence ATGCCCCAAGGACCCATCAATCCCGAGATCAGAGAGATTCTAGACAACCTGCGAAAGAATCGCGGCTTTATTCTAACTGTTCCACTACTGCTACTCGCCGCGATCGGTGCCTACAGCAGCTTTTATACCGTCCAACCAGAAGAGGAAGCAGTCGTGAAACGATTCGGCAAGGTCATCGGAATCAAGGAACCTGGGCTCCATTTCAAGATTCCATTTGGTATCGACAGGATTCGAACCGTGCCAACCGCCCGAGTCCTTAAGGAGGAGTTCGGGTTTCGAACGACCGGAGACGGTGAACGAACCCGGTATCAAAAGGACAGTTCCAACCGCGACGAGTCCCTTATGCTCACGGGAGACCTCAAGGTCATCGATGTCGAATGGGTTGTTCAATTCCGAATCGGTGATCCAGACAAATATCTGCACCGTGCTCGTGATCCGGTCCAGACCCTTCGTGACACATCCGAAGCAGTGATGAGACGCATCGTGGGAAACAGTCTTGGAAGCGACGTTCTGACCGAGAAGCGCGCCGAAGTGGCAACCGCTGCGCGAATTGAACTGCAAGAGATCCTCGATCGATTTGATGTCGGAATACAAATCAGCACGATCGAGCTTCAGGATGTGACGCCCCCTGAGTTGGTCAAGCCAGCCTTCAATGAAGTCAATCAAGCCGAACAAGAGCGGGAACGGCTCGTCAATGAAGCTGAAAAGCGGCGGAATCAGGTGATACCGCGCGCAGAGGGCCAAGCGAAACAGCTAATCGCCGAAGCGCAAGGATATGCGCTTGAGCGAGTCAACGGAGCACGCGGCGAAGCAGCCCGGTTCGAGGCCATCCTCGCAGAATACCGCAAAGTTCCCGATGTGACTCGCCGTCGCCTCTATCTTGAGATGATCGACCGGGTTCTCCCCACCTCCGAAAGCATCTATTTCATTGGC